ttcaccaaaaatgattgtaattgacccccgcaaccaaaaataatttttccaaaacgatttgaaattttttttttccgtcgaaaaatttcacaccttctcgaatttttttctagaaagtgggtaggatttcgggggtatgtatattcaccaaaatttattgtaattgacccccgcaatcaaaaataatttttccaaaacgatttgaaattttttttttcgtcgaaaaattcaggcatctaattagattttcggtaaggaatttttatctcggaagtgcgtaggatttcgggggtatgtgtaatgaccaaaaatgattgtaattgacccccgcaactgaaaataatatttttagaataatttgaaaaatttttttttcgctgaaaaatttcagcacctaaccgattttttttttcgaaagtgggtaggatttcggaggtatgtgtattcaccaaaaatgattgtaattgacccccgcaatcgaaaataatttttccagaacgatttgaaattttttaatttaattgttaataactttttaacgaagcctcagtcaagaaattgatattcttgattttcgtcttattttggcctctagaatctcccattaaaatttttcccaggggtggccgaacaccctgtataataccctATAATATACCCTTTGttgaaatttcttaactgaAAATTCATAAAAAGAATACAAAATGTAGGTTTTCTATTGAAGCTATTTTAGAACTCTATTCGGGTCAACGAGACTAGTCAATGAAGAAAAACAAAGTGTTTGTGTGATATTCGTGTGGTCAATGTTGCAACTGGAGTCATTGGTTGCCAAAGGACACTTACGACTCACATTCAGGGACGTTTATTTACGTTTGTTGACTCGTTTCACTAATCCAAATAtagatttctatttttatagtAAAAATTGAACTACTACCTTCACTTTTTTTTCTTGTAGAATCCCaaaatatgtaaaatttatGACAAATAATTTTCATAGAGTAGAAAATTTTAGCAATAAATTTCGATCTAATATGTCGTTTCACGATAtaccaatttttaaaaaacataACAAAATACGAAAGATCGTATGAGTATGTATTATTTACGTTACATTTTCTTACCTAACTGGTACACCTATTTGCGTTAAGTTCACTTCAGTATGATCACTTTTCTCAGCAATTTCGATAGTAACAGTGCTAAAATGGCCATTAGGCCACTGTTTACAACGCCATCTTTGAACGATCTTTGTTGGTGTAATTTCCACGAAGTCACCGTGTATGTTACCACCAAACATCTCGAATTTGCCTCCCTTCTTTGGTTCAAGTTTAACTGGTCCTTTCGTAAAAGCTTGAACCATCTGTAAAAGATATtattgaattaaaaataaatatcttaCCTAATAATTATGATCTTTATGTTACTGACGTGAAATTAAACTAGAAATATAGTTTGGTGTACTATTATTGCAAATAAAGcaaaaacaataaaatatattgataTAACATGAATTCATAGCAGAATACGTCCGTATGtagttaataataaaattaaaattaaacaaataggtTTGCTATTATCATATTGTCcaataaattgaaatattaGCAATAACAAAAATAGTTTGTATTACTATATAGTCGATATGACACAGTTGTAGTGAATtgtaatatatttatgtttacaaatataaataatatctcGAAAGTATATTTGCCTACAAAGAAACCTTCAGCGCTATtcgatattttatttgtatcatTTAATTATTGTTCAGTTAATTTTTCTCTGACTTTCAAAATTATAAAGATTAGTAATAGTCATTACATCGCTCGGTATATGATTTTCAACATTCTAAATTAGTAATCGATACACGAGGAAGAAATAATTACGAAAATGAATTGTtatatttctttattattattagaGCTGTTCGAATACTCGTAAAATACGAGTCGAGTATTGCTCGACTTGAAACTGGTCATTGTTTAGCTAGTATTGAGAACGAGAAGATGTGTGGGACAAATCGTTGTTAATGTATCAATTTCTTGTAAAATAGTTTTCTAACGTTATACAATTATAATGAATACGTTCCATTCATGCACCCACAAATGGTAGCAGAGCGTGGTTGCTGAAAACGTTCCAAGAGAGTATTAGAGAAAGTGAACTGCTTGACGATTCAAACTATTTCACATGGGAGGAAAAAATAGAAGGAGTTTGTTGCGTCGCGAAACATGCCGTTCCGCTCATAACAACAATTCGGAGTTTACATTGACCCTAAATGATTTAATGTCAATGTAAACTAAATAACCGTCATAAAGGACCCGCTCCAGCGACCTCGCGACCTGGTCCTGACCATTGGACCAGGGTTTTTCCCGATACCTGGGACGCGCAGTCTACCCTCGCGAACGCGAAATGCAAGAAGTACCAGCGCACCAATCCTGAACGAAAAAGGTTCTGATTGGATACGGCTGGCTTCTTGCATTAGGATATAAGGCGCGACATTTAGCGTACAAATCAGACCAAAACGTCGAACACCATCAAGCAACGTCGTACGAACGAGAAAGGGTCCACGCCAcagaaatacagtccactacatCACCCAACGTCTTGCATATCAGCAACCGTGCAAGAAGAGCTCTCGACGTGCAACACATTGCATAGCTCTCAACAGAGTTTTACAGTCAAAAAAGCTTTGGAAAAAAGTTATTGGTGTAAAACCGGTTGAAAAACCAAGTGAAGGAGTGGCTAACTACGAGGAAAAAAGGAAATATTGGGACGAGTGGCATGACAATAACTATGCAGCGAGAACTATGATGATTAATACAATAAGTAAAGCACAATTATTGAAATATAGTAGTGAGAAGAGTGCTGATAAATTGTGGTCAAGGATCAAATTAGATATGACCGCCGAAACAGAAGAGATAAAAGCGAGATCGCTTGGCGACCTGTCAAACATCAAGATGGCGAgggatgaaacagttaatgcctTTATAAACGAGACAGAAGGTTTGAAAAATCAATGCATTCAACTGAGAAGAAACATTGAGGAATATGAACTCAAAATGTATAGATATATTACGAGGACTTCGGCCCGAATATGATCCTAATGTGAGAATACTCGAATCGCAGAGGAATATATCAGTAAATGATATCAGATTCGCGTTAAATCAGAAGGAACTCAGAAGAGTAAAGAGAAAGAAACAGAGGGCGAACAAAGACTACGAAGTGTGAAAACTCGATAAATGTCACTACTCTGGATCCGGTCAGCAACATTTACGGAATAGGAGAATTGTCTTTCGAATTTGATTGTAGTTTGCCGACGCCTCGAACGTAGAAAGAGTCAGTAGCTAAAGAAGAAAGAGGGACTGAAACTCGGGGATTTATCGCCCAGTTTAAATATCCATGTCAATGTGATCACACTACTGCACAGAagaaagttttttattttttacattttgttaataataatttgaCTATTATTTGGGGGagatttttctgattaaaatgaaaCTAAACACTCTTTCTCTCTTTATTTCTCCTTGTGCTGTCCTTTTCTATGTTCGGAAACATCAAAGATCGACGGATCGAGATACTGGATACAATTATCGAACGGGAGGTAGCTATTTTCAAACGGAACGCTTCCACCGTTCCGTAAGTGATCAAAAACTGCAACACTTATGAGATGGAAGGTTTCGTTAGCTACCTTCGTTCGATAAATGTACTATCCATTGACCTTGCGAAGACACGAGTACGTACATGTTGGAGGTGCCATTAAATACCTTTCCCTAACTTCACTAGGACATTTCACTCGAAATTGAACACGTTTAGGTACACAATTTCAGATTTTGTGCAAACTGAAATATTTTCAGAAATGTAATGTGTAACGGTTAACTCGCACGTACAACAGAAAGTTTTGATGTGGAAATTGCTAGCAGGGTTTATGGTACACAGGTCAGCGAAATTATTTTGGAAAACCGTATGTCGTCTAACGAACTCTCTTTACGAGGATTATCGACGAATTTTTTCGACCTTAAGAAGCCCACCGTAGCAACAATAAATTTCCAAGAAACCGTTACTTGCTagaattctaatttttattatcTCGTCACGCTTTGCCAAGGGTTTTAAAGTGTCATAATTTTATGTTTTCCGCATGTTGGTTAAAATTCGGAACGACCGTTAGTTTTATTACGCGTTGTGGTCATTAGCAAAGCTGTTCGGAGTCCCTGCGTCGGTCACTTGAGAGATGCAATCGGTACCTCTCTATGATCATTGGTGAGCGAGGAAATTTCCCACTCTTCCCACTGTCACCCTGATTGCAATGTTTCTTATTccttatttttcatttaatctTATGACCTAATAAACATGAACCGATTTATATCGTGTTTAGtctcattttaatcagaaaaatctCTCCCACATgatagtaaaatttttattaacaaaaagtaaaaaataaaaaactttctTCAGTACAGTAGTGTGATCACACTGACAGAGGCATTTAAACGAAGGTGACGAAGgcaataaaaattttcaaagaaaGCCGTTACGTCTCCGGTTACGCTTCGTCTCACTGGTTCAAGGGGGATCCCCCTAGTAGTGGGGATAAAAATGTAACATTTACGAAACAGCTCTTGAGGACATTTATCGAGTTTTCACTGTAATGAGGAAAGTAAAAGAAGGAACCAAAACTGATGGTAATTGTTACAACTGTGGCATTAAAGAACACATGGCAGTCGATTGTAAACGAAGCAAAACATGCTTTAACTGCCAAGGATTTAACCACATTGCAGCGGTTTGCCGTGAACGGAAGAGAAATGCTCCATCaatgagaagaagaccaggagaaAATCCTCAAAGCGGATATCGTGGGCGAAATGAGAGACAACATCGTGGCAGAGGCGAAACCATGTTGAAAACATATGAAGAAGTGGTGATAAGAGTAAGCGAAatttcaaaaaagaaaaacaaattgtaTGTGGTGAGTGAGATGTATGAGAATGATATGCAATTAAGCGAAACTAAAAAAGAGGGAAAATTGTATGAGGTGAGTGAGATAGATAAGAATGATACGTGTGAGAGCAATAATTGTCGTGTATGGCTGTTAGATTCGGGATCTACGAGTCACATGACTCATGATGAATTAATATGTAATAATTTTGTTCAAGAAGAAAGACGGATTAGTATGGCAGACAAAGATGGAAAGGTATTAACCTCGAAGGGCATTGGTAATGTCGTTGTGAGACAAGCTtctagtaataataatattgtaaaGTTACAGAATGTATTGTGCGTGCCAGAGCAAAATTCGAATTTACTTTCAGTTGCGAAGATAATTGATCATGGCTACgatgtaaattttaataaatatggaGCAATAGTTTATAACAAGTCGGATGGAATTCAAATGACAGCGATAAGAGTACAAGATGTGTACTATGTAAGAACATCTATACACGACGAGAAGACTGCAACAGTGTCAACGAATAATGAAATATAGCATAAACGAGTAGGGCATGCAAATAAAAACGTCATAGAAGAAATGAGAAGAAAAAATCTGGTATTGGGAATGGATGGTACGTGGAAAAAGGTATGTGAATCGTGCGTGGAAGGTAAGGCTTGTAAAAAGTCATATCCACGACGCGAGGTGGAGAGGACGAAACGAATTATGGAACTGTGGCATACAGACTTAATAGGTCCAATCAAACCCGCATCGTATGGTAAGAAAAATAACATACTAAGTATAGCTGATGATTATTcgagaataataatatttgtgaCGCGCATATGgccgcacgatggcgctttacgtGAGCGGGCTGGTCGTCCGTAGGGAAACCCCGAGTGAAGCTTGCCACGCGGTCGCGGAGAAGTTCGTATATGTGTATTAAACCAAATTAGTTTTATcacttttattatatattttattgacaTGAATAAATTGTATACTATATTATTATCGGactacaatattaaaaaaacatCAAACGGAATAAAAATTAAAGAGAATCAGGTTAGATAACGATGGCGAATATTTCgaaagaaatttgaaaaaatggtTTGATTCAAAAGGAATTAAACATGAGCTAATTCCTTCGATGATACCAGAATGCAACGGGATTACTAAAAGAGTCAGCAGAACAATCATTGAAACAAGCAGAACGATGTTGGCTGACTCTAAATTAAATCTTATGTTTTGGGAAGAAGCAGCGAATGCAGCGGTATACATACGAAATCGGGTGAAGTCGCAAGTACATAATAAAACACCATACGAGGTTTGGCACGGAAAACAATCTAACATAAGGCACATGAGAAGATTCGGATGCACAGCCTATTTGTTGAATAAAGGAGGACATAGAAGGAAATTTGACGTAAAAACGATAAAAGGAATTTTTATGGGATACAACGATAATAATACTTATCGGATATACATACcagaaatgaaaaatataaagtgCGACTGCGATGTTAGGTTTAATGAAGGAAAAAATGGATCGGACTTGTAACGCTACAAAGAAGGTAAGAATGATGATGATAAGAACCCAATTGCCATAACATTAGATGTCGAGAAAGATGAAAATGAAAACGAGTTTACTGAAGAAAACGTTAAAGAAGTGAGACAAAAACTGAGATGGAGGAAGAAGGAAGAATGAGTGAAGAAGGGAGCAGTGACTACGAAGATGCTAGGATTGAATTTCTCAACAATGAAGATACTAAGGAAGAAGAAAACAATGAGAATCGGGAAGAGACTACAGAGCAAGAAGAACCGACGACAAGCAGAAGAGTGGAAAGACCGAAGGGTCTAACAAAAGAAGCTATAACATCataattcataatatttaagaaaacaaGAGGAAAAGAAGTTAGATGAAGAGAGAGGGGTGAGAAGGTCTGCGAGAATAAAGAACCAAAAAGCAATGAGAAATGTTGATGAAAAAAGTCCAAGTACAGTGACAGAAGCGAAACAGTCACCGGAATGGGAGAAATGTAAAAAGGCTATGGAAAGTGAGTTGGAATCGTTACAAAGACATCAGGTATGggatttggtgaatagactggAAAATAAAAAAGTTATAAAATGCAAATGGATTTTTAACACGAAAGAAAATTATGAAACGCTGGAGCAGAGACACAAAGCACGACTAATTGCAGTAAGTTGTGCTCAAAGACCGGAGTTCGATTATGAGAAGACGTTTTCACCAACAGTTAGGATGGAAACAATACGTTTCATAATACATTAACAGCGAGACGCGAGCTGCCGAGCCGATGACCAAGCGGCCGGTTTTTTCTTCTAGCCAAACGCCGGCTAGACCTTTAAATCACTAGTTTTTGTTCGCGTAGTCGGTGTATTAAGAGTCAATAAACGTCGAATTATCGACGaagcaaaaataaattaaacgtgCAATAATTACTTTTCcaccgtcctttccctcgtgatccggacccccgtgagACGAggtattcaaataaaatatttgaaccctccctattctaacaagaGAAATACGTGGAATTAAAGAATCTGGGTATAGGTATGCAACTACTGGGTATGGAATTGAATTATGACAGAGAGAAATTAATTATTAGTCGAAAGAATTATATAAAAGAATTGCTGAGTGTGTATGGGATGAATGATTGCAATGCGGTAAGTTCGCCAATTGATGTGAATCAAAAATTGAACGAAGATGATGGACGTCCGGAGAGTGACCAAAAAAGTTACCAGGAATTGTTGGGACGCTTAATGTACTTAAGTGTATCGACAAAGCCTGACATTTTCTTTGCACTCAGCTGTTTGTCGCAATTTAGCAGAAATCCAAGAGTAATGCACATGAATGCGTTGAGACGGGTACTACGATATCTGAGAGGGACAATGAATTATCAAATTGAGTATAGGAATACAAACCTGAAGAAAGGATTGAGCTGTTATACTGATGCCTCGTGGGACAGTACTGCGGATGCAAAATCGTTTAGCGGTATTCTTATTTATCGAAATAGGGACCTTATGCACTGGAGGAATAAAAAACAGGCGACAGTTGCTCCATCATCCACTGAAAGTGAATTGGAGGCAATGATGAACGGATTAAAAGATGTATCTTGGATGAGTAACTTGTTGAAAGAAATCAGAATGCTGAGTGAGTGTAACGAATTAAAATGCGATAATTTAAATACGGTAAAGGTAGCAAATGGTGGAAACTTTAAAACGAAAACAAAACTTCTAAACAGAAAATGCCATTTCGTTAGAGAAATTGTATGCAAGTGTTCGGTGAGAGCGATACATGTATCTAAAGAAAGAATGATTGTGGACTGCATGACAAAAGCGTTGAGTGGGCCCtctttattgaaaaatataaaaaactttACGCGTGTTTAAAATCTATGAAACCAAGGGAGGAGATTGTGGTACTGGTTGTCATAGATATAAAGTGGGTGATATTTTGTATGAAGGGATGAGTGTGACACGAGTGTATGGTCTAAATGATTTGTATACATTATGATTGAGAAGTTAACGAAAGAGCGACGTGTGGGACAAATCGTTGTTAATGTATCAATTTCTTGTAAAATAGTTTTCCAACATTatacaattataataaatacgTTCTATTCATCTACCCACAAGTCTCTCGCTTGCAAATGTCGATGCTAATAGTATACATATAGGTATGTGGTGTTAATACTTACACAGTGGCCGCTGGCCATTGTCATTTGGAAAATGGAGATAGAAAACAGTCAACCGGGAGGGTCCTCTGAGTACAGAAATACCCCCGCCAACACAACAAATGAGAATCCTACTAAAAATGGTAACATATTCTATGCAAATGCTATTAAATAGGAATACACCCCCACTAAAGATCAAGCCATAATACTTCAACCTACAGATAGTATTAGTATCAAAGAGTATGCCTATGAAATCGAGAAAACTAATCAGCCTTAAAGCAATAAGATTCATTTCGTAAGTATCAAATGGTAGAATATCCATATATctgaataaaaaagaaacagtGACTCTCCTAACCTCTAACTATAAAtatatagaaataaaaaataacaaaataggAATAAGACCTATGCTGCAACCAGTACAACGCATCATTCTATCTGTTAAGATTAAGTTAGATATAAGTTTCCACAACAGATGGCGTGTAAGTTGAGAGAGAGGAGTCCGTGATTACATGTGGTGAGAGTCAGGTGTATGGAATTATAATAAAGGACAAATAAGATTATGATAAAACCAAAAACCTGGTCATTCATTATTTATAACCTTAAAATTGTTCTATGAAATGTTCCTCCAATAATCCCCAActccaaaatagaaaatatgttTA
The Colletes latitarsis isolate SP2378_abdomen chromosome 14, iyColLati1, whole genome shotgun sequence DNA segment above includes these coding regions:
- the LOC143349811 gene encoding uncharacterized protein LOC143349811 isoform X2; amino-acid sequence: MAVDCKRSKTCFNCQGFNHIAAVCRERKRNAPSMRRRPGENPQSGYRGRNERQHRGRGETMLKTYEEVVIRVSEISKKKNKLYVVSEIDKNDTCESNNCRVWLLDSGSTSHMTHDELICNNFVQEERRISMADKDGKVLTSKGIVAKIIDHGYDVNFNKYGAIVYNKSDGIQMTAIRVQDVYYVRTSIHDEKTATVSTNNEI
- the LOC143349811 gene encoding uncharacterized protein LOC143349811 isoform X1 encodes the protein MAVDCKRSKTCFNCQGFNHIAAVCRERKRNAPSMRRRPGENPQSGYRGRNERQHRGRGETMLKTYEEVVIRVSEISKKKNKLYVVSEIDKNDTCESNNCRVWLLDSGSTSHMTHDELICNNFVQEERRISMADKDGKVLTSKGIGNVVVRQASSNNNIVKLQNVLCVPEQNSNLLSVAKIIDHGYDVNFNKYGAIVYNKSDGIQMTAIRVQDVYYVRTSIHDEKTATVSTNNEI